The sequence GGCTCTCCGGCCTGACCTACACTGAGCAGAACTCCCCGGCTACCACCACAACGACTACTTCATCGCCGCTTTCATCGGCGAACATCTCGACCATCACGCGAAGGCACTTCGCGTGATGAACGTTCACGAGTTCGTTGCCATCCGCTCCCTGCTGACGCAATTTCGCCAGGTCGCCACGACGACCCGCGCTGGTCACGGCATTGCCACGCAGTCCCCGGCTCGAGTACTTGGTCGTCTCCGCATCCCCTCTCTGTGTCCAGCCCACATACCACTGTCGACACTCGGGTAAACCGGCACCAGGAATTCCGTGATTCTTCTTGCTACCGGCCAGCCCACCCTCGTTACCTTTGCTGGAGCAGGGATGCCAGGATTGCCAGTTCCCTCGAGGGCTCAAATGCCGCCTCTGCATTGGGCAATGCCAAGATCGTCTTGAGTGCTCGTTCGTGATACGTGCGCGCCGCCGATCGCGCGGCCTCCGGATCGCGCGTAGCAATCGCGTCAACCACGGCCTGCCGATCCTTGGCCAGCTTTCCCGCCGCCTTTCGCAGCGGCGCAAACGAAGTGCCCAACAGTTGTGTGGCAAGGCCGATCTGAACACCGAACAGGAAGCGGCAAAGGGCAGCAACCAACGGATTGCCCGACGCATTTCCCAATGCCTCGACAAACTGCATCAGGCTTACGGATATCTGAGAAGCCTCCTTGGCTTGCGCAATGCTTTCGAGAATTTCCTGCATTGCATTGATGTCTTCCTCGGACGCCTGCTTGGCCGCGAGACCCGCGGCATGCTCGACCAGCGCACCGAGCACGTCGAGCACCTGGCGAATGCCGACGCGCTCCATCTGAATCATCGAGCGCAGCGAAACGGCGATCAACTGATCCACCTCGGCAGTCACATACGCACCGCTACCGTGCCGCACCTCCACAAGGCACGCCGTGGTCAGCCCGCGAATGGCCTCTCTGATGGTCGGACCGCTCACGCCGTACGCCTGGGCGAGCTGCTTTTCGGTCGGAAGCTTGGCGCCGCGCGCCAGTTGGCCGCTAAGAATCTGCTCCCGCAAGTCTTCGAGAATCTGCTCCGCAGCATTCCCTCGATCGAGGCGCTTCGATGGTTGCCATGCGGCGAAGGGAGATTCCGGCATGATGGGGCTTCCAGGTGATAACCCCCCAAATATACTCGAAAAGCAGTCGCTTGGTGACCAGAAACCAGTAACGTTGAACGGGAATCGACCTCGTGGACCGACACGTCCCACCCATTGCTCTAGCCGGCCGGGTACGGCGGCATCGCCCCGAACGCGTCGCTCAACCATCCAACAGTCGCTCACTCGCCTTCCACGACGTCCGGATAGCGCTCGAAGGTCTCCTTGATGAGATGGCGCAGCCATACGCTAGCCGGATCCGCGTTGAAGCGGGCATGCCAGTGCTGACGCAGCGCGAACGGTGGGAGCGCGACAGGCGGCGGCACCATCCTGACGGTGCCGAGCCTCGAAAAGACCGTTCCGAGTTCCAGCGGGACGGTCGCGATCAGGTCGGGCTGCGCGTCGATCAGATGCGGCACCGCGAGAAAGTGCGGCGTGGTGAGATAGATGTTTCGCTTGATTCCGTAAGCGTCGAATGCACTGTCGTAGGCCGCGCTTGCTCGACCTGTCAATGAAACGACGATCTGCGGCATCGTCTCGAATTGCGCACGGGTCAGCGTCTTACCGATCTTCCGATTGCGTGTACTGACCAGCGTAACAAACGAATGCATGAACAATTGCTGCTGGAAGAGCCCTTCGGGTGCCGCATGAATCGACCCGAGTGCGAGATCGGCTTCCCCCGACGACAGCATGCCTTCGATCTGCTCCAGCGGAACCTGCACAGAGCGCAGCGTGCAATGAGGTGCCAGCTTTCGCATTCTCCGAATCAGAGGCGGAAGAAAGACCAGTTCACCCATATCGGTCATGCATAGAACGAAAGTGCGTTGCGCAGTCGATGGATCGAAATGCGCCTCCGCCACGACGTTCTGCCGGATCGCCACCACGATTTCCGAAATCGTTGCGCCCAGTTGCGCGCCCTTCTCGGTCGGCAACATGCCGTTGGACGTCTTCACAAAAAGCGGGTCGTCAAAGAACGCGCGGAGGCGATTGAGCGCATGGCTCATGGCGCCCTGTGTCAGTCCAATGTCCTGGGCAGCGCGGGTCACGCTTCGCTCGCGAAGCAAGGCATCAAAGACCACGAGAAGGTTGAGATCCAAATCACGTATATGCATAAGGTGCATTCCATGTATTAACGCCATTATCTTGACGCATGGATACGACAAACCTATCGTGCAGTCAAGCGCCTCGACGAACACGCGCTCACATGACAATTCAAGGAGACAAACCATGTTCGTGAAGAACACGTGGTATGTGGCCGCCTGGTCGCATGAGGTCGGGCCCGATGCGCTGTTTTCCCGTGTCGTCACGGGCAGCCCCGTGGTGATGTATCGCAAGGAAGACGGGACCATCGTTGCGCTCGAGGATCGCTGCTGCCATCGCGGCGCGCCGCTCTCCGTCGGGCGTCGCGAGGGTGACTGCGTGCGGTGCATGTATCACGGGCTCAAGTTCGACAGCGCGGGGGCGTGCGTCGAAGCCCCGGCGCAACAGCGGATTCCGGAACGGGCAAAGATCAAGCGCTACCCCGTCGTCGAGCGCCATCGGTGGATCTGGATCTGGATGGGCGATCCCGCGCTAGCGAATCCGGACGCGATTCCCGATACGCACTGGCTCGACGACCCGGCCTGGCGCTGTCTGCCAGGCTACATCCACTATCACGTGAACTACCTGCTCATCTGCGACAACCTGCTTGACTTTTCGCATCTACCGTTCGTCCATCCGACTTCGCTCGGCGGCTCTGAGGACTACGCAAAGGTTCAACCCAAGGTCGAGCGCATTGAGAACGGCGTGCGGATCACGCGGTGGGTCCTGAATACCGATGTGCCGCCGTTTGCTGCGGCCGTGAAAGACTGGCCCGGCAAGGTCGACCGATGGAACATCTACGACTTCACGCTGCCCGGCATTCTTCTCATGGACTCCGGTGTCGCACCGGCAGCCAACGGCGCGCGCGAAGGCACGCGAGTGGACGCGGCGGAATTCCGCGGATGTCAGGCCCTGACGCCCGAAACGGAAACCTCGACTCACTACTTTTTCGCCCATCCTCACAACTTCGCGCTCGATCGGCCCGAAGTGACGCGCTCAGTTCATCAGTCCGTCGTCGCTGCATTCGACGAGGATCGAGACATCATCACGGCGCAGCAACGGAATCTCTCACTCGACCCGGATTTCGAGATGATGCCGTTCGGCATCGACTCCGCACTTTCGCAGTTCCGCTGGGTGGTGAATCAACGGCTCGAAGAGGAAAACCAGGCGCGGCAGCCGTCGGCCAAGGAAAGCTGACATGATCGAGGTCAAAGTCGTTACGCTCAGGCTCGAGGCGGAAGGCATCGTCGGCATCGAACTCCGGGCTGCGGACAGCTCGCCGCTCCCACCGTTCGAACCCGGTGCGCACATCGATGTCCATTTGCCCGGCGAGAAAACGCGCCAATACTCGCTGTGCAACGACGCGTCAGATACGTCGCTGTACCGTCTCGGTGTCGGTCGCTCCGCCACTTCTCGTGGCGGGTCGGCCTATATCCACGAGAACCTGCGCTTAGGAGACCGGTTGACGATCAGTGAGCCACGCACGCTGTTCAGGCTGTCACCCGAAGCCGACCGTCATCGATTCATCGCAGGCGGCATCGGCATTACGCCGATTCTAGCCATGATCCGATGGTGCGTTCACCACGAACGCCCTTGGGAACTGCACTACTGTGTTCGATCACGTTCGCATGCAGCCTACGTCGACGAACTTCGTTCGTTCGGAGGATCCGTCCATCTTTATGTGGATGACGAGGAGCAGGCGCGCATTCCGCGCGACGTGGGCATGATGATGCGCAACATGGATGCCGGGGAGCACGTCTACTGTTGCGGTCCTGGCGGCCTGATGGATGCCGTGGCGGCACATGGCGAACAGGCCGGGCTGCCACCTGAGCGAATCCATTTCGAACGATTCGCGGCCCCTCCGGCAGAGACTCGCGTGCATGAGAACGGGTCGTTCTCCATCGTACTCGCGAGGAGCGGGCTGCGCTGCGTCGTCAAACCTGAGGAATCGATCCTCGAATGCCTCGAACGGCATGGCGTGCAAGCGGTCTCGTCATGTCGGGAAGGTTTGTGTCGAAGCTGCGAGGTCGCGCTGCTGTCGGGCGAAGCGGATCATCGCGACTACGTTCTCGGCGCCGACGAACAAGAGGCCAACAAATCGCTGATGATCTGCGTCTCGAGAGCCCGATCGAGCGAACTGGTCATCGACCTGTAGGGACCGATCGGAAAAACGTCCGGATGAACCCACCTCACGCGACATAAGCGTCCAATGCATCTCGCGGCACGTGCAACCTCTTGTCTTCCGAAAACGCTTCCTGAAGATAATCCAGCGTGGCTTGTACCCGTGGCGCCAACAATGCCCTGTGCGGATATTGCATGACCATCTCATAGTTTCCAGGCTGGTGATAGCGATGGAGCACGATTTTCAGTTCTCCGGAACGAAGATGTTCCCAAGCGAGATGAACGCCGACTTGAGCAATGCCCACGCTATCGCATGCGGCGCGAACGACCGCTTCCGGTGCCGACAACGTCAACACAGCAGCTTCCGCCGGATCGAACATGACAATGCTGCCGTCTTCCGCCCCGAAACTCCACGGCGAAATCCGACCATTCAGAAAACGTCGTGCAATGAGCCTGTGTGCTCGCAACTGATGGGGCGCTTGTGGTACGCCGTGGCTCGCCAGATATGCGGGAGACGCGACCAACACCAGGTTCAAGTGAAAGATCGGGCGCGATACCAGGGTGGAATCCGGAATGTTCCCGCCTCTGATCGCGAAATCGTAGCCTTCGCGAACGAGGTCGACGACGCGGTCTTCGAAATCGACTTCAACGGACAACGCCGGATAACGAGACAGCAGCCCGGGCAGTACGGGCATCAATTGCTCGCGTCCGAACGCCCAGCTTGTCGAAATGCGAACTCGTCCGCTGGGTGAGACGCGCTGTGCCGCGATGGTATCGATCGCTGCGTCGAGCGCTTCGAGGGCGACACGGGCCTGCCGGAGAAACGCGCCCCCCTCGTCCGTGAGTTTGAGCGATCTCGTCGTGCGGTTCATAAGCCGTACGCCCAATGCCTTCTCAAGGCTGGCGACGTTCTTGCTGACTGCCGCCGAAGTAATGCCAAGCACACGCCCCGCCGCCGCAAAACTGCCTGCATCCGCCGCCTGGACGAAGGAAAGAATCGCGCGGACGCGCTGCGATGAGTCCAAGCTGTTCTCCATCGATTAGCACCCCGGCATGCGGGCCATCCGCGAGCCGGCGCGAAAAAGCGTCATTATCAACCTTGGGTTGAGAGCGGTTCAACCCGCTCGTCACTTCTGGCTCAAGCCAACGCCGAGCAGAATGCTGCATATCAACCACGACGCAGCACAAAGGACGGAAATCGATGTTGGCAACCATCATCTATGACAGTGGCTACGGCCACACGGAAAAGCAGGCGCGAGCTGTCGCAGAAGGGGTTCGTCGCGTACCGGGGGCCGAAGTGCGCCTGGTCGGGGTGACGGATGGCGAAATCCCTTGGGAGACGCTGGCCGCAAGTGACGCCATCATTTTTGGTTCGCCCACGTACAACGGCACGATTAGTGCCCGTCTGAAGAAGTTCATGGAGGACTCGACGCGTCCGGCGTGGATACCGCAAACCTGGCGCAATAAGATCGCTGCGGGCTTTACCAACTCCGGAGCCCAGCATGGCGACAAACTCAACTCGCTGGTCACCATGGCGTTGTTCGCCGCCCAGCACGGCATGATCTGGGTTGGGCTCGACCTGTTTGCGGGACGTGGAGAGGGCGAGCCCAATCGCATCGGCGGCTGGCTCGGCGCAATGGCCCAATCCGACGACGTATCTCCCGACCTCTCACCCATCGCCAGCGACCTGCAAACCGCCGCTCACCTGGGCCAACGCGTGGCCGAAATAGCGAGCCAATTCAAGGTCGCGGCTTAACGGCACACGCGATTGATATCGCGTTGGATGTCCAATGATCTCGATGGACGGCGCGCTTGGAAACCAAGCGCCGCCGCCGAGATGATCGATGCATTTTCCCCAGGAACTTCATGATGAAACTGCTGTGCCTCGACATCCCCTTGCCTGGTGCAAGCCCGGAGAGTTATCACCCTCATCTGCAGGACGAAGCGCGTCACGGCTGGCAGCTCTACAAGCGGGGCATCGTGCGTGACATTTATTTCCGCCGGGACCGGCCCGGCGTCGCCATCATCGCCGAGTGCGATTCGGTGGAAGCTGCCAGGCAGGCGCTGCGCAAGTTTCCGCTCGCCAAGGTCGGGCTCATTGACTGGGAAATCATTCCACTCGGCCCCTGCCTGAGCTGGGAAATGCTCTTTGCTCCGGGCAACGCCTGAAGGACGCGGCATGACCCCTATTGCGCGAACATTTCCGATCAACGCGGATACGCAAATTCCCGTAGTTGGATTCGGCACTTACTTGATATTACCGGGCGACACAGCCGCAGCAGTCAGTGCCGCAATCGAGAGCGGTTACCGCCATATCGACACGGCGGCTGTCTACGACAACGAAGAAGGTGTCGGCGAGGGCATCCGTGCTGGCTTCGAAGCGACACGACTTGCGCGTGAAGATCTCTTCGTGACCGCCAAGCTATGGCCCGGCAGCCGTGCCTGGGGAGAACAGCCGAAGTCCGAAAGCGAGACAATCGCTGAATTTCATGCGAGCTTGGTTCGATTGGGCCTCGACTATGTCGATCTGTACCTGATCCATTCTCCGCACGGTGGTAACCAGCGCATCGCGCAATGGCAGGCACTTCTGCAACTGAAACAGGCCGGAAAAACCCGCAGCATCGGCGTAAGCAACTTCAATCAGAAGCATTTGGAAGAGCTCAGGCTGGCGGGATTGCCGATGCCGGAAGCCAATCAGATCGAGCTACATCCTTGGTCGCAAAAAACGGAATTGCTCGCCTATATGCGAGAGAACGCTATTGCACCGATCGCATACAGCAGTCTCGCGCCGCTCTCCACTTGGCGAGTCGAAGCCGGGCAAGAAAGCGCCAAAACCGACACGATGAAGGCCGAGAACGGCATTTTCGCGGAAATGGCCGCAAAGTATGGCGTATCGGAAGCTCAGCTTCTCTTGCGCTGGGGTGTCCAAAATGGCTATGCCGTGCTACCGAAGAGCCTGAACCGGGAGCGGATGCGCCAGAACCTAGATGTCTTCGGGTTCTCGATCGATGACGAAGATATGGCCCTGATCAAGACCATGGACCGGGGCGGCGGTATTGCCTGGTCCTTGGGCGATCCCAATTCGATCGACTAAGCAATCGTTCGCCGAGGCACTTCTCAGAACGGATCGTACCCAGGCTTCTTATACAAGCGGGCCATGTTCGGCGCTATCTCGGGCCGATACACGTTCTCCATCCATTCGCCCGGGCTGACCTCCTCGATGGCGACCGAGACCGAGCTTTCGCTCGAATGCAGCGTGTCCACGAAACTCCTGACAATCGCCTCCGCGAGCCGCGCTTTCTGATCCTCGCTGGGACCAGGCCATAACTTTACGACGACGTGGGGCATGACCACCTCTCAGAATTGCTGTTCAGTTCCATTGTGTTCCTCTCGGTCACTTGTTCTCGGCCGCAAACAGCTCCCTAAACTTCGACACGGCCGACATCGCGTTGGGCCACCCCCCGTAGAACGCGAGATGGGTGATGAGCTCGATGAGTTCGTCCTGCGTGACGCCGTTCTCGACCGCACGCGGAAAGTGGAAATTCATCTGCTCGGTCTTGCCCAGCGCGATCAGCGCTGCGCACGTCACTAGACTGCGATCCCGCTTCGACAATTGGGGGCGTTCCCACACGTCGCCGAACAGCACCTCGTCGCTCAACTCGGCCAGCTTCGGTGCCAGGTTGCCAAACGACTGGCGCGCGGCGGTAGGTTTCTTGGACATGCACTTCTCCTTGCTTCGGAATGGCGAATGACACGACGAAAAATTGTGCGGCCGACGGGGGCGAGCGACTAGCCGGTAAATTGCGCTAAGACTCATGAGGGGAGTTCATCAATGCTGCGCGAAAACATCGCTGACTTGCCGGCCTTCATCGCGGTGGCGCGCGAAGGCAGCTTCACTCGCGCCGCGGCCAAGCTCGGAGTCTCGCAGAGAATGTTCAGATCAAGAACTGGAATGCAGATGCGCCACGGCTCACAGAAATAACTGAATGGCAGGCAGAGGAGCGTCACAATTGAGCAGATCGACGCGCTTCATCAGGATCCTGAGGCCCGCGCTTTCCAGAACCAGATCATGATTCGCAACCGCCGCGTATATCGACTGCTCGCTGCCCCGTGTTTCGATGTAGATCATCGGGGTGCGTGCCCGAAAGATGGCTTCGGCGCCCTCGTCCGGAACGGTAACGCAGGGACGCTGCAGGACATGCAGGCACCGGCTCTCCGGTTGCTGTGAATGAACGCGAGGCTGCCTCAGCCGATCGATGCGGAGCCTCAGCATCACCAGGTCCTCATACATGAGCGAGGCGTGGTTCACACCGTCGGCTTGCCCTGGAACCATCGGCATCCAGTACAGACCCGCGTCGGCGAACAGTGCATACCATTCATCAAGGCGCTTCTCATCCAGCAGCCGCGCTTCTTCGTAGATGAATTCGACCGCCGCATCATGCAACGAATCAGTACGTTTCATTGCTCTTTCCCTCTCTAATGCATTGAACCAGCACTTGCGCCCAATACGCGCCTGCACAGCACTGCGCATTTCGTGTGCCGTCGGCGCCGCATCGCGCGACGCTACATGTCAAGTACCAACTTGCCTTTGCGCGCCCTCGAAACACAGATCTGCATGACCCGGCCCGAACGCCTTTCCGCTTCGCTCAGGCAGTAATCCCGATGATCGACCTCGCCCTCGATCACCGCGGTCTGACAGACGCCGCACTCGCCTCGCCTGCAGTCATAGAGAGGATCGAGGCCCGCGTCGAGCAGCGCGTCCAAAATCGTCTGATCGTGCCGAACCTGCATCACCATGCCGGTTTGACGCAGCTCCAGCTCGAATCCCGTGTCGCTCGCACCCGGCCCGGCCTCCGAAAACAGCTCGACATGGATCCGATCGCGCGGCCAGCCACGATCAAGCGCGTGGTTGACGACGGCATCGATCATTCCCTTCGGGCCACAGACATAAAGCGGTTGAGCCGCGCTCACGCTGTCCAATAGTCTGGCGACGTCCAGGCAAGCGTCCGGCTGATCGTCGCAATAGAGCACGAGCCGATTGCCGGCCAATGCCGACAGTTCCTCGATGAAAGACAGGTTCGACCGGCTACGGCCGCTGTAGTGCAGCTGATAGTCCCGCCCCGCTCCGACCAGTTCGGCAACCATCGCCGTGACGGGCGTGATGCCGATTCCCCCTGCGATCAGGACAGCGCCCCCTTCCTTCTCGAGGCCAAACGCATTCACCGGCGGCCGGACGACCAGCCTGTCGCCCGCCCGGACATCCTCATGCATCCATCGGGATCCTCCTCGGCCGCCGTCTTCCCGTTTCACCGCGATGCAATAGCTCGACGGGTTCAGCGTCGCCGCCGGGCCGGTATCGAAGTTCACGAGCGAATAGTGCCGCCACTGTGACGAACCCTCCGGACCGACACGCACCTGGATGTGCGCTCCTGCTACAAAGGGCGGAAGCGTGGTCCGGTCCGGCTTCACCAGGCGATAAGACCTGATCTCCGGCGTCAAGGAAGCCATCTCATCTACAACCAGTTCAAGCGTGGTCTCGTCAGGCGAGTTCATTGCAATGCTCCCGTGCGCGTTCGCTGCTTCCATCAGGCCGTCGCTGCATCAACTCGACCCAGGAGCGAAACAGGTTGCGCATCAGAATCTCGTTGTTGCCGCTCACGTCGACGGGTGCGTCCTGCTTCTCATCGGATCGATGTTCCCGGTGCAGACTGACCCACGGGTTGCCTCGTGCCGCCAACGCCGCTTGCATCGTTTCGAAAACCTGAATGTCGTCGTGCGCCACGACGGACATCGGCGAAAAGACAAGCCGGTTGTACGACAAGGTGCGCTGCAGCATCTCAGCCGGCGCGCCGATCGGCTCCAGCGCAAAGATCTCGACGAGCGTGCGGTTCACTGCGAGCGGGCGGATCACCCGCATGGTCTGGGGTGTGCTCTTGATCGCGAGCGTCGGGAACAACATGGAATTCTGAGGCGCAAATGCGAGAATCTCCGCCGCCCTCGATTCGCCGTGTGCCGCCGCCAGGGCCTCTCGATAGCCTGGCGGCAGGCCCTGCCCAGTATGGATGCTCGATTGCGTGCCGAGGATGCAGTGGCCGTGCGCAAAGACCCGCGCACCCGCCTGCTGGTAGAAGTCGTAGCTGGATCCGAACGGCAGCAATTGCTCCAGCGCCACGGGCTTCGGCTCGTCGTGCTCCCACGTCTGCGACATGTCGCGCGCGGTCTGCCAGGCGGACTCATGCGTCGATATGGGATGCACGGCGTCGACCACGTTTTCGACGTACATCTTCCAGTTGCAGTTCATCACGCTGCGAAACACGCCTCCTGCAACCCGAAGTTCGCCAGCGGGCGATCGATCCGCGAGATTGTCGAGCACCTTCAGCACGTCGCCGAAGTACGCTTCGAACGCCACGCCGTCGCGAGCCAGACGTGCAAATACAAAGCCTCGATACGTCGAAGTGGACACGCTTTCCAGGCCGCGGGAGGATTCGCACGCCTCGAGCCGCGTTCCTTCATAGCCTGCGCGCAATGGGACTGCCAGTGGCTTGCCGTCCGTTCGGTATGTCCATGCGTGATACGGACATCTAAAGAACTTCCCGACGTTTCCGGACGGCGCGGATACCAGCATTGCGCCTTTGTGTGCGCAGCGGTTGAGCAATACGCGGACCGAGCCATCGGCCTGCCTGACCATCACCAGCGGCTGCCCGGCGATCGAGGTGGTGATGAAATCCCCAGATTTGGGAACTTGGCTCTCGTGCCCCACGTAGACCCAACTGCGTGCGAACAGGCGTTCGCATTCAAGCTCGAAGAGCGCCTCGTCGAGATAGACGTCGCGATGCACGCGATCGTCGTCGAACAGAGCTCGGATGGCTCCCGGATCATCACGATAGGGGGACGATGATCTCACTTCAGATTGCTCTCGCATTACGGCACCTCCCGGTACGCTACAAATTTGCAGTCCTGCCCCGAGGACATAGCGCCGCATTCCACTTCCGCAGCCACAGCGGGTGCGCCGAGCCACTCGGTCGCCACCGACCTGAAAATGCCGGCGACAGGCGCGCACACCGGACACGACGAAACGCCGTATCCCCACGCAAAGGGGCTGTTTCGAACCGTCAGCCGGAGCCTGTCTCCTTCGACTTCGAACTGCCACCTTCCCCATCCCAGACCCGCCGATGTCTCGCTCACCACGTCGAGCAGGTCCTGCCCGGTGGCGTCCTTCGCGTAGGCTCGAATACTGTCGCCGCCCTGTTCGCAGGCGGATCCGGCAAAGGCGCTCAATGCCCGTACCCGCGCCGTGTCATCCAAGCGTTGCAACATGCCCATCAATACGTCCGGTCGCATCAGCAGGTAGCGACGGCTTCCGTCCAGGATTTCGCCC comes from Trinickia violacea and encodes:
- a CDS encoding FadR/GntR family transcriptional regulator — its product is MPESPFAAWQPSKRLDRGNAAEQILEDLREQILSGQLARGAKLPTEKQLAQAYGVSGPTIREAIRGLTTACLVEVRHGSGAYVTAEVDQLIAVSLRSMIQMERVGIRQVLDVLGALVEHAAGLAAKQASEEDINAMQEILESIAQAKEASQISVSLMQFVEALGNASGNPLVAALCRFLFGVQIGLATQLLGTSFAPLRKAAGKLAKDRQAVVDAIATRDPEAARSAARTYHERALKTILALPNAEAAFEPSRELAILASLLQQR
- a CDS encoding LysR family transcriptional regulator, whose translation is MHIRDLDLNLLVVFDALLRERSVTRAAQDIGLTQGAMSHALNRLRAFFDDPLFVKTSNGMLPTEKGAQLGATISEIVVAIRQNVVAEAHFDPSTAQRTFVLCMTDMGELVFLPPLIRRMRKLAPHCTLRSVQVPLEQIEGMLSSGEADLALGSIHAAPEGLFQQQLFMHSFVTLVSTRNRKIGKTLTRAQFETMPQIVVSLTGRASAAYDSAFDAYGIKRNIYLTTPHFLAVPHLIDAQPDLIATVPLELGTVFSRLGTVRMVPPPVALPPFALRQHWHARFNADPASVWLRHLIKETFERYPDVVEGE
- a CDS encoding aromatic ring-hydroxylating dioxygenase subunit alpha; the protein is MFVKNTWYVAAWSHEVGPDALFSRVVTGSPVVMYRKEDGTIVALEDRCCHRGAPLSVGRREGDCVRCMYHGLKFDSAGACVEAPAQQRIPERAKIKRYPVVERHRWIWIWMGDPALANPDAIPDTHWLDDPAWRCLPGYIHYHVNYLLICDNLLDFSHLPFVHPTSLGGSEDYAKVQPKVERIENGVRITRWVLNTDVPPFAAAVKDWPGKVDRWNIYDFTLPGILLMDSGVAPAANGAREGTRVDAAEFRGCQALTPETETSTHYFFAHPHNFALDRPEVTRSVHQSVVAAFDEDRDIITAQQRNLSLDPDFEMMPFGIDSALSQFRWVVNQRLEEENQARQPSAKES
- a CDS encoding PDR/VanB family oxidoreductase; amino-acid sequence: MIEVKVVTLRLEAEGIVGIELRAADSSPLPPFEPGAHIDVHLPGEKTRQYSLCNDASDTSLYRLGVGRSATSRGGSAYIHENLRLGDRLTISEPRTLFRLSPEADRHRFIAGGIGITPILAMIRWCVHHERPWELHYCVRSRSHAAYVDELRSFGGSVHLYVDDEEQARIPRDVGMMMRNMDAGEHVYCCGPGGLMDAVAAHGEQAGLPPERIHFERFAAPPAETRVHENGSFSIVLARSGLRCVVKPEESILECLERHGVQAVSSCREGLCRSCEVALLSGEADHRDYVLGADEQEANKSLMICVSRARSSELVIDL
- a CDS encoding LysR family transcriptional regulator, producing MDSSQRVRAILSFVQAADAGSFAAAGRVLGITSAAVSKNVASLEKALGVRLMNRTTRSLKLTDEGGAFLRQARVALEALDAAIDTIAAQRVSPSGRVRISTSWAFGREQLMPVLPGLLSRYPALSVEVDFEDRVVDLVREGYDFAIRGGNIPDSTLVSRPIFHLNLVLVASPAYLASHGVPQAPHQLRAHRLIARRFLNGRISPWSFGAEDGSIVMFDPAEAAVLTLSAPEAVVRAACDSVGIAQVGVHLAWEHLRSGELKIVLHRYHQPGNYEMVMQYPHRALLAPRVQATLDYLQEAFSEDKRLHVPRDALDAYVA
- a CDS encoding flavodoxin family protein; this encodes MLATIIYDSGYGHTEKQARAVAEGVRRVPGAEVRLVGVTDGEIPWETLAASDAIIFGSPTYNGTISARLKKFMEDSTRPAWIPQTWRNKIAAGFTNSGAQHGDKLNSLVTMALFAAQHGMIWVGLDLFAGRGEGEPNRIGGWLGAMAQSDDVSPDLSPIASDLQTAAHLGQRVAEIASQFKVAA
- a CDS encoding superoxide dismutase, whose protein sequence is MKLLCLDIPLPGASPESYHPHLQDEARHGWQLYKRGIVRDIYFRRDRPGVAIIAECDSVEAARQALRKFPLAKVGLIDWEIIPLGPCLSWEMLFAPGNA
- a CDS encoding aldo/keto reductase, producing MTPIARTFPINADTQIPVVGFGTYLILPGDTAAAVSAAIESGYRHIDTAAVYDNEEGVGEGIRAGFEATRLAREDLFVTAKLWPGSRAWGEQPKSESETIAEFHASLVRLGLDYVDLYLIHSPHGGNQRIAQWQALLQLKQAGKTRSIGVSNFNQKHLEELRLAGLPMPEANQIELHPWSQKTELLAYMRENAIAPIAYSSLAPLSTWRVEAGQESAKTDTMKAENGIFAEMAAKYGVSEAQLLLRWGVQNGYAVLPKSLNRERMRQNLDVFGFSIDDEDMALIKTMDRGGGIAWSLGDPNSID
- a CDS encoding tautomerase family protein; this encodes MPHVVVKLWPGPSEDQKARLAEAIVRSFVDTLHSSESSVSVAIEEVSPGEWMENVYRPEIAPNMARLYKKPGYDPF
- a CDS encoding carboxymuconolactone decarboxylase family protein, whose protein sequence is MSKKPTAARQSFGNLAPKLAELSDEVLFGDVWERPQLSKRDRSLVTCAALIALGKTEQMNFHFPRAVENGVTQDELIELITHLAFYGGWPNAMSAVSKFRELFAAENK
- a CDS encoding aromatic-ring-hydroxylating dioxygenase subunit beta, producing the protein MKRTDSLHDAAVEFIYEEARLLDEKRLDEWYALFADAGLYWMPMVPGQADGVNHASLMYEDLVMLRLRIDRLRQPRVHSQQPESRCLHVLQRPCVTVPDEGAEAIFRARTPMIYIETRGSEQSIYAAVANHDLVLESAGLRILMKRVDLLNCDAPLPAIQLFL
- a CDS encoding PDR/VanB family oxidoreductase, producing MNSPDETTLELVVDEMASLTPEIRSYRLVKPDRTTLPPFVAGAHIQVRVGPEGSSQWRHYSLVNFDTGPAATLNPSSYCIAVKREDGGRGGSRWMHEDVRAGDRLVVRPPVNAFGLEKEGGAVLIAGGIGITPVTAMVAELVGAGRDYQLHYSGRSRSNLSFIEELSALAGNRLVLYCDDQPDACLDVARLLDSVSAAQPLYVCGPKGMIDAVVNHALDRGWPRDRIHVELFSEAGPGASDTGFELELRQTGMVMQVRHDQTILDALLDAGLDPLYDCRRGECGVCQTAVIEGEVDHRDYCLSEAERRSGRVMQICVSRARKGKLVLDM
- a CDS encoding aromatic ring-hydroxylating dioxygenase subunit alpha produces the protein MREQSEVRSSSPYRDDPGAIRALFDDDRVHRDVYLDEALFELECERLFARSWVYVGHESQVPKSGDFITTSIAGQPLVMVRQADGSVRVLLNRCAHKGAMLVSAPSGNVGKFFRCPYHAWTYRTDGKPLAVPLRAGYEGTRLEACESSRGLESVSTSTYRGFVFARLARDGVAFEAYFGDVLKVLDNLADRSPAGELRVAGGVFRSVMNCNWKMYVENVVDAVHPISTHESAWQTARDMSQTWEHDEPKPVALEQLLPFGSSYDFYQQAGARVFAHGHCILGTQSSIHTGQGLPPGYREALAAAHGESRAAEILAFAPQNSMLFPTLAIKSTPQTMRVIRPLAVNRTLVEIFALEPIGAPAEMLQRTLSYNRLVFSPMSVVAHDDIQVFETMQAALAARGNPWVSLHREHRSDEKQDAPVDVSGNNEILMRNLFRSWVELMQRRPDGSSERAREHCNELA